A genomic region of Lachnoclostridium edouardi contains the following coding sequences:
- a CDS encoding GNAT family N-acetyltransferase produces the protein MEIKRICQSQWSDVKNIYMEAFPKAERKPFFLLKRAAQKEKSEIWVASENGVVAGFIVLIPYRDMVLVEYLAVSNKIRSKGTGSKILGEICRHYANKRILLLIEEIDEAANNLEQRIARKRFYLKNGFQASGISVRSVSGNMELLCYGSNVTEDEFIEIQAYTLGKLLFRLSRTRAFQTMDKTD, from the coding sequence ATGGAGATAAAAAGGATTTGTCAGAGCCAATGGAGTGATGTAAAAAATATCTATATGGAAGCCTTTCCAAAAGCAGAAAGGAAGCCGTTCTTTCTCTTAAAGCGTGCTGCTCAAAAAGAAAAATCCGAAATTTGGGTAGCATCAGAAAACGGTGTTGTTGCTGGGTTTATCGTATTGATTCCTTATCGTGATATGGTTTTAGTTGAATATTTAGCGGTTTCCAACAAGATCCGCAGTAAAGGAACCGGGAGCAAAATACTCGGTGAAATATGCAGGCACTATGCGAATAAGCGTATCTTGCTGCTGATTGAAGAAATAGATGAGGCTGCGAATAACCTTGAACAGAGGATTGCCCGGAAACGGTTTTATTTGAAAAACGGATTTCAAGCTTCTGGAATTTCGGTGCGAAGTGTTAGCGGTAATATGGAATTATTGTGCTATGGTAGTAATGTTACAGAAGATGAATTTATTGAAATCCAAGCATATACGCTTGGGAAATTGTTATTCAGATTGTCCAGAACAAGGGCATTCCAAACAATGGACAAAACAGACTAA
- a CDS encoding serine hydrolase domain-containing protein, with product MNMKILKRAGIIIGCIILIIGILWLCLGEKLSILYKSLNSFKDENLAYTFQHTPEIQPTVKISKSNHTFEFVKEENITLADGFHFSGNFYPTDQFMNDTKTSAMLVIKDDVIKYEKYFFGGDEHTVFSSNSMGKSFVSALMGIAVSEGYIESIDDSLGRYIPEFVGTDLENIPIKACLQMASGIDFDEDKDMSNYSIRTLLGMSPMKVVAKYGVKEAPYTYRRYLSINTEILGQVIKNATGQSLAGYMEEKLWKKIGSAHDAYWTLSNDTELAMGGLSITLQDYARFARLYLNDGNYNGEQIIPKDWVRDSFDVSAEYSKPGANQDVYNTIGYGYQWWVPDGSAGEFMAIGVYGQFIYVNPEKNIIIVKTNADPDFMSEGYELKHIEFFRAISNGIQ from the coding sequence ATGAATATGAAAATCTTAAAACGAGCAGGCATTATCATAGGGTGTATTATCTTGATCATCGGTATCCTGTGGCTGTGCCTGGGAGAAAAGTTGTCTATCCTGTATAAATCGTTAAACAGTTTCAAAGATGAAAACCTGGCATATACATTTCAGCATACGCCCGAAATTCAACCTACTGTTAAGATCAGCAAAAGCAACCATACGTTTGAATTTGTGAAAGAGGAAAATATCACATTGGCAGACGGTTTCCACTTTTCAGGAAACTTCTATCCCACAGATCAGTTTATGAATGATACAAAAACTTCGGCTATGCTTGTCATCAAAGATGATGTAATCAAATATGAGAAATACTTTTTCGGAGGAGACGAACATACCGTTTTTTCTTCCAATTCTATGGGAAAATCTTTTGTATCCGCGCTGATGGGGATCGCTGTTTCAGAAGGATATATAGAAAGCATTGACGATTCGTTAGGCAGATATATTCCAGAATTTGTTGGAACAGATTTGGAAAACATCCCAATCAAGGCGTGTTTACAGATGGCATCCGGCATTGATTTCGATGAAGATAAAGATATGAGCAATTACTCCATACGCACTTTGCTGGGGATGTCGCCTATGAAAGTAGTTGCAAAATACGGTGTTAAAGAAGCGCCGTATACATATCGCCGTTACTTGAGTATCAACACTGAAATACTGGGACAGGTCATAAAAAATGCTACTGGTCAAAGTCTTGCCGGTTATATGGAAGAAAAATTGTGGAAGAAAATTGGGTCTGCGCATGATGCATATTGGACACTGAGTAACGATACAGAACTTGCTATGGGTGGTCTAAGCATTACATTACAGGATTACGCCCGTTTTGCAAGGCTGTATCTGAATGATGGAAATTATAACGGTGAACAGATTATTCCTAAGGATTGGGTCAGGGATAGCTTCGATGTCAGCGCCGAGTATTCAAAACCCGGAGCAAATCAGGATGTCTATAATACGATAGGATATGGCTATCAATGGTGGGTGCCTGACGGCAGTGCTGGTGAATTTATGGCGATTGGTGTTTATGGTCAGTTCATCTACGTCAACCCGGAAAAAAATATCATCATCGTCAAAACAAATGCTGATCCTGATTTTATGTCTGAAGGATATGAGTTAAAACATATTGAATTCTTTAGAGCTATTTCCAATGGTATTCAGTAA
- a CDS encoding GNAT family N-acetyltransferase: MNHHIILREYQKSDRKLLEDVVRETWNYDRFCTPKTAAKLASVYLSSCLANQTFTQVALMNDTPVGIIMVKNRKKHKCPFGFAIKRAASIISLLCSKEGRTVSRIFECVETIDQELLCQCKTDYQGELAFFAVSQTCRGKGVGKALFEKALEYMREEHICNFYLFTDTSCNYGFYEHQGMERQQEKKHSFYINGQQEEMTFFLYDHQTSHAQKIN, encoded by the coding sequence TTGAACCATCATATTATATTAAGAGAATATCAAAAGTCAGATCGCAAATTATTGGAAGATGTTGTACGCGAAACCTGGAACTACGATCGTTTCTGTACACCAAAGACAGCAGCTAAATTGGCAAGCGTATATTTAAGCAGTTGTTTGGCAAATCAGACGTTCACACAGGTTGCTTTGATGAATGACACACCAGTTGGAATCATCATGGTAAAAAATCGAAAAAAGCATAAATGTCCGTTCGGTTTTGCAATTAAAAGAGCTGCTTCCATCATCTCGCTATTATGCTCAAAAGAAGGACGAACAGTTTCACGCATTTTTGAATGTGTAGAAACAATTGACCAAGAATTGTTGTGTCAGTGCAAGACGGATTATCAAGGAGAACTGGCTTTTTTTGCGGTCAGTCAAACCTGCCGGGGCAAGGGCGTGGGAAAAGCATTGTTTGAGAAAGCGTTGGAATATATGCGTGAAGAACACATTTGCAACTTTTATTTATTCACCGATACAAGCTGCAATTACGGCTTCTACGAGCATCAGGGAATGGAGCGTCAGCAAGAAAAGAAACACAGCTTTTATATAAACGGACAGCAGGAAGAAATGACCTTTTTCCTCTATGACCATCAAACCAGTCACGCACAGAAAATAAACTGA
- a CDS encoding winged helix-turn-helix domain-containing protein, with translation MKEIIVIRTSDPDGSVFRFILDIFQGKDIQILHADSRKDSVITLGDIQIFPEQRRVLNQGAEVPLNYGEFSILHCMAKSPGQVFSREQLYNAAWEESCEFGTNTVDNTIWRLRKKLEPDPKHPIYIKTVFRVGYKIVEPERAER, from the coding sequence ATGAAAGAGATTATCGTCATCCGCACTTCTGACCCAGATGGAAGTGTCTTTCGCTTCATTTTGGACATTTTTCAGGGCAAAGACATCCAAATTCTCCATGCTGATAGCCGTAAAGATTCTGTTATAACTTTAGGTGATATTCAGATATTTCCAGAACAGCGACGGGTATTGAATCAAGGTGCAGAGGTTCCTCTGAATTACGGTGAATTTTCAATCCTACACTGTATGGCAAAATCACCTGGGCAGGTCTTTAGCCGGGAACAGCTTTACAATGCAGCCTGGGAAGAAAGCTGCGAATTTGGTACAAATACTGTGGATAATACGATTTGGCGTTTACGGAAAAAACTGGAGCCTGATCCCAAACACCCCATCTATATCAAAACTGTTTTCCGAGTGGGGTATAAGATTGTGGAACCAGAAAGGGCCGAACGTTGA
- a CDS encoding TnpV protein, whose protein sequence is MRKPNLNLSYHEQDGVLLPNICISNPPEDEQPLGRYGRMALAYLRENHPERYTVLKMGGTLMKTMHQVQRDALERIEDLTQQMLLDDPLPETEDLLERTRHWNDLKSMAEKIVLQTIVFRVR, encoded by the coding sequence ATGAGAAAGCCAAATCTTAACTTATCCTACCATGAGCAGGACGGAGTACTGCTGCCGAACATTTGCATCTCCAACCCGCCGGAGGACGAGCAGCCCCTCGGGAGATACGGCCGCATGGCGCTTGCTTATCTACGGGAGAATCATCCAGAGCGGTATACCGTCTTGAAGATGGGTGGAACCCTCATGAAAACAATGCACCAAGTCCAGCGGGACGCACTGGAGCGGATAGAAGATCTGACTCAGCAAATGCTGCTTGACGATCCCCTGCCGGAGACGGAGGATCTTCTGGAACGCACACGCCACTGGAATGATTTAAAAAGTATGGCGGAAAAAATTGTTTTGCAGACCATTGTATTTCGTGTAAGATAA
- a CDS encoding MATE family efflux transporter → MNSPKTVKGSAMDRNQITEGVIWQQLLLFFFPILFGTFFQQLYNTVDAVIVGQFVGKEALAAVGGTTGTLINLFVGFFIGLSSGATVTISQFYGAKQRVLVSRAVHTAIAFSIAVGAVMMVLGLIGAPYALKAMEAPDSILGHAVIYLRIYFIGIIGNLIYNMGSGILRAVGDSKRPLYFLIAGCATNIVLDILLVAVFNMGVAGAAIATIISQAVSAFLVIWVLMRTNETYKLILRKLRLDISMIKRIVQVGLPAGLQSVMYNASNIIIQSSVNTLGTDTIAAWTAYGKIDSLFWMIINAFGISITTFVGQNYGAGKSDRVKKGIRVCLGMAFVATVLLSFILYLLGYYIFCLFTGDSAVLEKGMEILHFLVPTFITYILIEIYSGSLRGTGDSWIPMILTCMGVCVLRIVWIIAAVPVHRDIKTIIFSYPLTWSVTSVLFFIYFHFFSRLGRKKNKI, encoded by the coding sequence ATGAATTCACCAAAGACGGTTAAGGGCAGCGCCATGGACCGCAATCAGATCACAGAAGGAGTTATCTGGCAGCAGCTTCTTCTGTTTTTCTTTCCTATTTTGTTCGGGACATTTTTTCAGCAGCTTTATAACACAGTAGACGCCGTAATTGTGGGACAGTTTGTGGGAAAAGAGGCGCTGGCGGCTGTAGGAGGCACTACCGGCACCCTTATAAACCTGTTTGTAGGCTTTTTCATCGGACTGTCCTCAGGCGCCACTGTTACTATTTCTCAGTTTTACGGGGCAAAGCAGCGGGTTTTAGTCAGCAGAGCAGTTCACACTGCCATTGCTTTTTCTATTGCTGTGGGAGCTGTAATGATGGTTCTTGGATTAATCGGCGCCCCCTATGCTTTAAAAGCAATGGAAGCTCCCGACTCTATTTTAGGACATGCAGTTATTTATCTGAGAATTTATTTCATAGGAATTATCGGAAATCTTATTTACAATATGGGATCTGGAATCCTTCGTGCAGTAGGCGATTCTAAACGCCCTCTTTACTTCCTGATTGCAGGCTGCGCCACCAATATTGTTCTGGATATTCTGCTGGTGGCAGTTTTTAACATGGGAGTGGCCGGCGCCGCCATTGCCACAATTATTTCCCAGGCTGTCAGCGCGTTTTTAGTAATCTGGGTTTTAATGAGAACCAATGAAACCTACAAGCTGATTCTCAGAAAACTGCGCCTGGATATTTCCATGATAAAAAGAATCGTCCAGGTAGGCCTTCCTGCAGGCCTTCAATCTGTTATGTACAATGCCTCTAATATTATTATTCAGTCCAGCGTAAACACATTAGGCACAGATACTATAGCGGCCTGGACTGCATACGGAAAAATAGACAGTCTGTTTTGGATGATTATAAATGCTTTTGGAATTTCCATCACCACCTTTGTAGGACAAAATTATGGAGCAGGAAAATCAGACCGGGTAAAAAAGGGAATCCGGGTATGTCTTGGAATGGCATTTGTGGCCACTGTGCTTCTCTCCTTTATTCTTTACCTTTTAGGATATTATATTTTCTGTCTCTTTACAGGAGATAGCGCTGTGCTGGAAAAAGGAATGGAAATCCTTCACTTCCTGGTTCCTACCTTTATCACCTATATTCTTATTGAAATTTATTCAGGTTCATTAAGAGGCACGGGAGACAGCTGGATTCCTATGATTCTCACTTGTATGGGCGTGTGCGTTCTCCGTATTGTGTGGATTATTGCCGCTGTGCCTGTTCACAGAGATATTAAAACAATTATATTCAGCTACCCTCTCACCTGGTCTGTTACCTCAGTACTGTTTTTTATTTATTTTCACTTTTTCAGCAGGCTGGGAAGGAAGAAAAACAAGATATAA
- the addB gene encoding helicase-exonuclease AddAB subunit AddB has product MALQFILGGSGAGKTRFLYENIIKQSLEHKNSQFILLVPEQFTMQTQKEIVGLHPCHGTMNIDIVSFERLAYRVFEELAVENLSVLDDMGKSMILRKVAAGEKKDMEVFKSHLEQAGFISQVKSMISELYQYGISREMLEEACKKAGSPLLRGKLRELSAIYGGFQEYIEEKFITAEEILDVLCRLIPRSGKMRDSYVALDGYTGFTPVQYRLLEQMMICCRQVQVTAAVEKEAEPFIEGGIQNLFYMSKHMLACLKEIADRNQIPIEKEVFLEDRPYPRFKEGEKRPALDFLEQNLYRFSRKKYVGIPLEIQLWKALNPGEEVKFIVREIKKAVKEKGLRYRDIAVITGDLESYGKEAVRQFEENQIPYFLDNKKNITDHPLVELISSALEALRRDFSYESVFRYLKCGLATDNLEMRDRLENYVLALGVRGFKRWNSLWDQVYKGGENLNLEELNQYKDQVIAPLSGLRQGMKGAEGNVKARTEAVVAFLEEIKAEEKLLQFAEYLKDQGQHSLAGEYSQVYGLVMELFDRVAALLGEEKTGLKEYMEILDAGFQEIKVGLIPATVDRVSVGDITRTRLDHIKILFFAGINDGIVPARKENKSILSDEERTLLKRHHIELAPTVREESFYQRYYLYLMMTKPSSRLVLSYAGMGQDGKGLRPGSLIGELKGLFPDLRTRDIGEEKEIVTIEEGKEQMIRQLQDYREGRAEGSDLFQWFYKQDKYKEEAKRLAEAVFYSYKEKGIGKAAARELYGKILNGSVTRLEQYEACAYAHFLTYGLELRERKQYELAPVDIGNLFHKSIDSCFRKLQEERKKLPELTDEERKQLVKDCVLQTAEEYGNTILKSTARNTYIASQVERITDKTMWALAKQLEKGDFTPVGFEVAFSSLDNLKAMKIPLSKEEALHLRGRIDRLDVCEDQENVYVKIIDYKSGTTAFDLGALYYGLQLQLVVYMDAAVEMEERKNPYKKVIPAGIFYYHIKDPVADGTAVTEPEDVEAEILRQLKMTGLVNSELEVIFHLDREIEKASDVIPVAMKDGIIQEARSSVASRKRFQSLRYFAREKLQSAGREILDGNTAIKPYKQGNRSACDYCPYHSVCGFDQRLGGYEFKKFRSVKPEEIWKEIEKEGEDGGKLDR; this is encoded by the coding sequence ATGGCCCTGCAGTTTATTCTGGGAGGCTCCGGAGCGGGAAAAACCAGATTTTTATATGAAAACATAATAAAACAGTCTTTAGAGCACAAAAACAGCCAGTTTATTTTACTGGTTCCTGAGCAGTTTACTATGCAGACCCAAAAAGAGATTGTAGGTCTTCATCCCTGCCACGGCACTATGAACATTGATATTGTCAGCTTTGAAAGATTGGCGTACAGAGTGTTTGAGGAGCTGGCTGTGGAAAATTTGTCTGTTTTAGACGATATGGGAAAGTCCATGATTTTGAGAAAGGTGGCGGCGGGAGAAAAAAAAGACATGGAGGTCTTTAAAAGCCATCTGGAGCAGGCAGGCTTTATCAGCCAGGTAAAATCTATGATTTCAGAGCTTTATCAGTACGGGATTTCCAGAGAAATGTTGGAGGAGGCCTGTAAAAAGGCGGGAAGCCCTTTGCTTAGGGGCAAGCTAAGGGAGCTGTCGGCTATTTACGGAGGCTTTCAGGAATATATTGAGGAAAAATTTATTACTGCAGAGGAAATTCTGGACGTGTTGTGCCGTTTAATCCCCAGATCCGGGAAAATGAGAGACAGCTATGTGGCCTTAGACGGGTATACTGGTTTTACTCCTGTGCAGTACCGGCTGTTAGAGCAGATGATGATTTGCTGCAGGCAGGTTCAGGTGACGGCAGCTGTGGAGAAGGAGGCCGAGCCTTTTATAGAGGGAGGCATCCAGAATCTGTTTTATATGAGCAAACACATGCTGGCATGTTTAAAGGAAATAGCAGACAGAAATCAGATTCCTATTGAAAAAGAAGTATTTTTAGAGGACAGGCCTTACCCCAGATTTAAAGAAGGGGAAAAAAGGCCGGCTTTGGATTTTCTGGAGCAGAATTTATACAGGTTCAGCAGAAAAAAGTATGTGGGAATTCCCTTGGAAATCCAGCTTTGGAAAGCTTTAAATCCAGGGGAGGAGGTTAAATTTATAGTCAGGGAAATAAAAAAGGCAGTAAAGGAAAAGGGCCTTCGCTACAGGGATATTGCCGTAATTACAGGCGATCTGGAAAGCTATGGAAAAGAGGCTGTAAGGCAGTTTGAGGAGAATCAGATTCCCTACTTTTTAGATAATAAGAAAAATATTACAGATCATCCTTTAGTGGAACTAATCAGTTCAGCTTTAGAAGCGCTGCGCCGGGACTTTTCCTATGAGTCTGTGTTCCGCTATTTAAAATGCGGTTTGGCCACAGATAATTTAGAAATGCGGGACAGGCTGGAAAATTATGTGCTGGCTTTAGGCGTCCGGGGCTTTAAGCGGTGGAACAGTTTGTGGGACCAGGTTTATAAGGGAGGAGAAAATCTGAATCTGGAGGAGCTGAACCAGTATAAAGACCAGGTGATTGCTCCGCTTTCAGGCCTTAGACAGGGCATGAAGGGGGCGGAGGGAAATGTAAAGGCCAGAACTGAGGCTGTAGTAGCTTTTCTGGAGGAAATAAAGGCGGAAGAAAAGCTGCTTCAATTTGCAGAGTATTTAAAGGACCAGGGGCAGCATTCTCTGGCAGGAGAGTACAGCCAGGTTTATGGATTAGTGATGGAGTTGTTTGACAGAGTGGCGGCTCTTTTAGGGGAGGAAAAAACAGGGCTGAAGGAATATATGGAGATTCTGGACGCCGGATTTCAGGAAATTAAAGTAGGCTTAATTCCCGCCACAGTAGACAGAGTTTCTGTAGGAGACATAACCAGAACCAGGCTGGACCACATTAAGATTTTATTTTTTGCAGGTATTAACGACGGGATTGTGCCTGCCAGAAAAGAGAATAAAAGTATTTTATCAGACGAAGAAAGAACTTTGCTGAAAAGGCATCACATAGAGCTGGCGCCTACTGTAAGAGAAGAAAGCTTTTACCAAAGATATTATTTATATTTAATGATGACAAAGCCTTCCAGCCGTCTGGTTTTATCATATGCAGGCATGGGCCAGGACGGAAAAGGCCTTAGGCCGGGCAGTTTAATCGGGGAACTAAAAGGTTTATTTCCAGATTTAAGAACCAGGGATATTGGGGAGGAAAAGGAGATTGTAACCATAGAGGAAGGCAAGGAGCAAATGATCAGGCAGCTGCAGGACTACAGAGAGGGAAGGGCAGAAGGCTCTGATTTATTTCAGTGGTTTTATAAGCAGGATAAGTATAAGGAAGAGGCCAAAAGGCTGGCTGAGGCTGTGTTTTATTCTTATAAGGAAAAGGGAATCGGAAAAGCGGCTGCCAGGGAGCTGTACGGAAAAATTTTAAACGGCAGCGTCACCAGGCTGGAGCAGTATGAGGCCTGCGCTTACGCTCATTTTTTAACTTATGGTTTAGAGCTGAGGGAAAGGAAGCAGTATGAGCTGGCGCCTGTAGATATAGGAAATTTATTTCATAAGTCTATTGACTCCTGCTTCAGAAAACTTCAGGAGGAAAGAAAAAAGCTTCCGGAGCTTACAGATGAGGAAAGAAAACAGCTGGTGAAGGACTGCGTTTTACAGACAGCAGAGGAGTACGGCAACACTATTTTAAAAAGTACGGCCAGAAACACATACATTGCCAGCCAGGTAGAGCGGATTACAGATAAAACTATGTGGGCTTTGGCAAAACAGCTGGAAAAAGGGGATTTTACCCCTGTCGGCTTTGAGGTGGCATTTTCTTCTCTGGACAATTTAAAGGCAATGAAAATTCCTCTTTCTAAGGAGGAGGCTTTGCATCTTCGGGGAAGAATTGACAGATTGGACGTGTGCGAGGACCAGGAAAATGTTTATGTAAAGATTATTGATTACAAGTCGGGAACTACTGCTTTTGATTTGGGAGCCTTATATTACGGACTTCAGCTGCAGCTGGTAGTATATATGGACGCGGCTGTAGAAATGGAGGAGAGAAAAAATCCTTATAAAAAGGTGATTCCGGCGGGAATATTTTACTACCACATTAAAGACCCTGTGGCAGACGGCACTGCAGTTACAGAGCCTGAGGATGTGGAGGCAGAAATACTGAGACAGCTGAAAATGACAGGCTTAGTAAACAGCGAGTTGGAGGTGATTTTCCACCTGGACAGAGAAATAGAAAAAGCTTCTGATGTGATTCCTGTGGCTATGAAGGACGGAATAATACAGGAGGCCAGATCTTCTGTAGCCAGCAGGAAACGCTTTCAGTCTCTTCGTTATTTTGCCAGAGAAAAACTGCAGTCGGCAGGCAGGGAGATTTTAGATGGAAATACAGCCATCAAGCCATATAAACAGGGAAACAGGTCTGCCTGCGACTATTGCCCTTATCACAGCGTCTGTGGGTTTGACCAAAGGCTTGGCGGCTATGAATTTAAAAAATTCCGGTCTGTAAAGCCAGAGGAAATATGGAAAGAAATTGAGAAGGAGGGAGAAGATGGCGGTAAACTGGACAGATAA